A window of Coprobacter tertius genomic DNA:
TATGCAAAAAGGAAAAATCGGGGTTACAACGGATAATATATTCCCCATTATTAAGAAATTTTTGTACAGTGATCATGAAATTTTCCTTCGTGAACTGGTTTCGAACGCCGTGGATGCTACCCAAAAATTAAAAACACTCTCTTCTTTCGGCGATTTTAAAGGAGAAGTGGGTGATATGAAAGTATGGGTTTCGATTGACAAAGAGAATGGAACTCTTACTATCTCTGACCACGGTGTAGGTATGACATCTGAAGAAATTGAAAAGTATATCAACCAAATTGCATTTTCAGGAGCGGAAGAATTCCTTAGCAAATATAAAAATGATGCAAATGCGATTATCGGACATTTCGGATTAGGATTCTATTCGTCATTTATGGTGGCTAAAAAAGTCGAAATAAGAACTCTTTCTTATCAAGAAAATGCAAAAGCCGTAATGTGGACTTGCGATGGTTCTCCTGAATTCGAAATGAGCGAAATTGATAAAAAAGAACGAGGCACAGATATAATTCTGTATATTGACGATGAAAATAAAGAATTTCTCGAAACATCTAAAATAGAATCTTTATTACGTAAATATTGCCGGTTTTTGCCTGTTCCGGTCGTTTTCGGAAAAGAACAAGAATGGAAAGACGGGAAATATGTCGATACCGATAAAGATAAAATCATTAACGATACTGAGCCGGCATGGACCAAAAAGCCGACTGAACTTACAAACGAAGACTATAAGAAATTTTACAGTGACCTATTTCCGGCATCCGACGAGCCTCTATTCTGGATTCATCTCAATGTAGATTATCCTTTTAAACTTACAGGAATTCTTTATTTCCCCAAAATAAAAAATAATTTCGATCTGAACAGAAATAAAATTCAGCTATATTCCAATCAAGTATTCGTCACCGATTCTGTAGAAGGAATTGTCCCTGAATTTTTGATGTTATTACAAGGAGTTATCGATTCACCGGATATACCTCTTAATGTTTCACGTTCATATCTCCAAAGCGACTCCAACGTAAAGAAGATATCTACCTATATTACCAAAAAAGTAGCGGATCGTCTGCAGGAATTATTTAATTCTGAACGAAAGCAATTTGAGGAAAAATGGGATGACATAAAATTGTTTATAGAATATGGTATGTTAACCGACGAAAAATTTTATGAACGCGCCCAAAAGTTTGTACTGTTAAAAGATACAGCAGGAAAATATTATACGCTCGAAGAATATAAAACACTTATAGAAGCAAATCAGACTGATAAATCCGGTTCTCTCGTATATATATATGCAACTGATCGTGTAGCCCAGTATAATTATATAGAGATGGCCCAGTCAAAAGGTTATAGCGTTTTATTAATGGACGGGCAATTAGATATTCACTTTATCGGACTTCTAGAACAAAAGCTTGAAAAGAGCCGTTTTGTAAGAGTAGATAGTGATGTAGTCGAAAATCTGGTACAAAAGGAGGATAAAGATAAAGGAGATGTTTCGTTAGACACTTTTCAACGTAATATGATGACAACCGTATTTAAATCACAAATTCCCACTGTCGAAAAATCAGAATTTATGGTGATGTTCGAATCGGTTGGTGAGTCAGCTCAGCCTGTCATGATTACTCAAAACGAATTTATGAGGCGTATGAAAGAAATGTCGGCAATGCAACAAGGAATGAATTTTTATGGAGAATTGCCCGACAGCTACAATTTAATAATAAATACCGATCATCCTCTCTCTAAAAAAGTAATAGAAGAAACCGAGTCTGCCTGTGAAAGTGAAGTAAAGCCAATTCAGACAGAAATAGACTCTCTTAATGAAAGTATTACGAAATTAAAAGACGGACATAAAGATAAAAAAGAGGATGAAATACCTGTCGCAGAAAAAGAAGAGATAAAAAATAAGCAGTCTCAGGTTGAAGATCTGAAAAAGAAAGAAAACCAGATTCTTTCTGAATATGCCGGACAAAATAAACTCGTAAAACAATTAGTCGACTTGGCACTTCTCTCTAATAATATGTTGAAAGGAGAAGCTCTCAGTCAGTTTATCAGACGTTCGATAGAAATGTTGTAATCAAATTCAATCCGAATAAAAAGATTCCGGTCGAAAATCGATCGGAATCTTTTTTATAAATAATACAAAAATCTTCCTTTTTGTTACTTAAAGCAAAAAACGTATATTTGCAGCCATAATTAACGACAAAAAAAACGACAATCAATAACCGAAATGAGTAAAAAAGTAAATCCGGCAACAATATGTGTCCAGGCCGGATGGACTCCTAAAAAAGGTGAACCGCGCGTTTTACCTATATATCAAAGTACGACTTTTAAATACGAAACCAGCGAGCAAATGGCTCGTCTTTTCGACCTTGAAGACAGCGGTTATTTCTATACCCGGTTACAAAATCCGACTAACGATGCAGTTGCCACAAAAATTGCCCAACTCGAGGGAGGAGTTTCGGCTATGCTTACATCTTCCGGACAGGCTGCTAATTTTTATGCTATATTTAATATTTGTTCATCTGGAGACCATTTTGTAAGTGCATCGGCCATTTATGGAGGTACATTCAATTTATTCGGAGTTACAATGAAAAAACTCGGGATTGAGGTCACTTTTGTCGATCCAGATGCTAGTGAAGAAGAAATCTCTACAGCTTTTCGCCCTAATACAAAAGCACTATTTGGAGAAACACTCTCAAATCCGGGACTTAATGTTCTCGACATCGAAAAATTCGCACGCATAGCACACTCTCATGGTGTACCTTTAATTGTAGACAATACATTTGCAACTCCTATTAACTGTCGTCCTTTCGAATGGGGGGCCGATATTGTTACTCACTCGACGACAAAATATATGGACGGACATGCGACTTCTGTGGGAGGTGCAATTATAGACAGTGGCAATTTCGACTGGGATGCACATGCAGATAAATTTCCGGGATTGACCCGTCCGGATGAATCTTACCATGGGCTCACTTATACTAAAAGCTTCGGTAAGAATGCATATATAACTAAAGCAACAGCACAGGTTATGAGAGATTTAGGATCGATACAATCTCCGTTCAACGCTTTTTTACTGAATTTGGGATTAGAAACTCTCCACCTTAGAATGCCACAACATTGTAAAAATGCCCAAACCATTGCCGAATATCTCGAAAAGAATGAAAAAGTAGCATGGGTAAATTATTGTGGGCTGAAAAACAATAAATATTATGATTTGGCTCAGAAATATTTATCTAATGGATCATGCGGGGTAATTGCATTTGGATTAAAGGGAGGCAGAGATACTTCGATTCGCTTTATGGATAATCTGAAATTAGTTGCTATCGTAACACACGTAGCAGATGCACGTACTTGCGTTTTACACCCGGCAAGTCACACTCATCGCCAACTAACTGACGAGCAACTGGTTGAAGCTGGTGTCGCACCAGACTTAATTCGCTTATCCGTGGGGATCGAATGTGTAGACGATATCATCGACGATATAGAACAAGCACTAAATAAATAAAATAACGGGGAACTAAAAAAATATTCAGTTCCCCGTTATTTTATTGTCGAAATATAAAACTATACAACAAGACCACCGATAATTTCAGATACCGATTTACATCCATTTCTATCGAGATATTCATTAATACCGTCGACTACTTTTGTCGTAATTTGAGGATCGATAAAATTAGCAGTGCCTATTTGTATTGCAGTAGCACCGGCCAGTAAAAATTCGATAGCGTCAGTTGCATTCATAATCCCCCCTAAACCAATTACCGGGATCTTTACAGCTTTACAGGTTTGCCAAACCATAC
This region includes:
- a CDS encoding O-acetylhomoserine aminocarboxypropyltransferase/cysteine synthase family protein, producing MSKKVNPATICVQAGWTPKKGEPRVLPIYQSTTFKYETSEQMARLFDLEDSGYFYTRLQNPTNDAVATKIAQLEGGVSAMLTSSGQAANFYAIFNICSSGDHFVSASAIYGGTFNLFGVTMKKLGIEVTFVDPDASEEEISTAFRPNTKALFGETLSNPGLNVLDIEKFARIAHSHGVPLIVDNTFATPINCRPFEWGADIVTHSTTKYMDGHATSVGGAIIDSGNFDWDAHADKFPGLTRPDESYHGLTYTKSFGKNAYITKATAQVMRDLGSIQSPFNAFLLNLGLETLHLRMPQHCKNAQTIAEYLEKNEKVAWVNYCGLKNNKYYDLAQKYLSNGSCGVIAFGLKGGRDTSIRFMDNLKLVAIVTHVADARTCVLHPASHTHRQLTDEQLVEAGVAPDLIRLSVGIECVDDIIDDIEQALNK
- the htpG gene encoding molecular chaperone HtpG — its product is MQKGKIGVTTDNIFPIIKKFLYSDHEIFLRELVSNAVDATQKLKTLSSFGDFKGEVGDMKVWVSIDKENGTLTISDHGVGMTSEEIEKYINQIAFSGAEEFLSKYKNDANAIIGHFGLGFYSSFMVAKKVEIRTLSYQENAKAVMWTCDGSPEFEMSEIDKKERGTDIILYIDDENKEFLETSKIESLLRKYCRFLPVPVVFGKEQEWKDGKYVDTDKDKIINDTEPAWTKKPTELTNEDYKKFYSDLFPASDEPLFWIHLNVDYPFKLTGILYFPKIKNNFDLNRNKIQLYSNQVFVTDSVEGIVPEFLMLLQGVIDSPDIPLNVSRSYLQSDSNVKKISTYITKKVADRLQELFNSERKQFEEKWDDIKLFIEYGMLTDEKFYERAQKFVLLKDTAGKYYTLEEYKTLIEANQTDKSGSLVYIYATDRVAQYNYIEMAQSKGYSVLLMDGQLDIHFIGLLEQKLEKSRFVRVDSDVVENLVQKEDKDKGDVSLDTFQRNMMTTVFKSQIPTVEKSEFMVMFESVGESAQPVMITQNEFMRRMKEMSAMQQGMNFYGELPDSYNLIINTDHPLSKKVIEETESACESEVKPIQTEIDSLNESITKLKDGHKDKKEDEIPVAEKEEIKNKQSQVEDLKKKENQILSEYAGQNKLVKQLVDLALLSNNMLKGEALSQFIRRSIEML